The following DNA comes from Amycolatopsis albispora.
CGTGAAGCCCAGCTCCGCGCGCATCGACGGCAGCGCCACGGTGATCACCGAGGTGTCGAACACCACCAGGAAGTGCGCGACGCAGGCCAGTGCCAGCGCGGTACCGGCAGTGCTGCTCCCGCTGGTCCGTTCCGTGGTGGTCACCGCGCGGCGGCGGTCTTCCGGATGTTGATGTAGTTGCCGCCGATCCAGTCGTTGAAGGTGGCCGTCTCGGCGGGAATGGTGACGTCGAACCCGCACTCCCTGGCCCTGGGCACGGAGAACCGGAAATCCCCGTTGGGGCGCAGGAAGAACACGCTGGAGGTGCGGCTGCTGCCCACCCGCTCGCCCGCGCCCGGCGCGGCCACGTGGTGCTTGGGCGCCTTGATCCGGCCGTCGGCCACCAGCGTGGCCACCGCGCCGCAGAAGACCAGCACCGCGCCCGGGCGCGCCGGCAGGTCCACAACGGACCCGTCGACTTCGACCTGGAGGCTGACGAACCCGTTCGCGCACGGGGTCTGGTGGATCAGGGTGACGATCGAGAGGTCGTAGTGCGGTGCCATCCGCAGCGGCTCCTCCTCGGCCACGCGGTCTTCGGGGACCTCGGGGAAGTACCGCAGCCGGAGCAGCGGCTCGCAGTCGAGGAAGGCGTCCATGCCGCCCTCCGGTTCCGCGCCCGCGGTGTTCAGCACCTGCCTCGCGACCTCCCGCGAAGCCCGGTACATCCGGGCGAAGTACTCCTCCCACGCCCGCTCGAACTCCGGCGA
Coding sequences within:
- a CDS encoding 2OG-Fe(II) oxygenase family protein, which gives rise to MTDATVPTFDLTELRAGRHQDEFRRCLREKGVFYLEGTGLTEADHAPAREIAVDFFDHGTEAEKKAVMTPIPTIRRGYAGLESESTAQITNTGKYTDYSMSYSMGTADNLFPSPEFERAWEEYFARMYRASREVARQVLNTAGAEPEGGMDAFLDCEPLLRLRYFPEVPEDRVAEEEPLRMAPHYDLSIVTLIHQTPCANGFVSLQVEVDGSVVDLPARPGAVLVFCGAVATLVADGRIKAPKHHVAAPGAGERVGSSRTSSVFFLRPNGDFRFSVPRARECGFDVTIPAETATFNDWIGGNYINIRKTAAAR